One Oceanivirga salmonicida DNA window includes the following coding sequences:
- a CDS encoding V-type ATP synthase subunit K, which translates to MLLEIFKDTGAVLGILGIVFAVALPGIGSAKGVGIVGEAATGVVIDEPEKFAKSLIYQLLPGSQGLYGFVIGLVALGKISGTLTLATGFNILFACLPIAIIGYFSAVSQAKVSMSAITILIKNESQFVKGIIYSAMVEIYALLAFVISFILLNNIGV; encoded by the coding sequence ATGTTATTAGAAATTTTTAAAGACACAGGAGCAGTATTAGGTATTTTAGGAATCGTATTTGCAGTGGCACTTCCAGGTATAGGATCAGCAAAGGGAGTAGGAATAGTTGGGGAAGCAGCAACAGGAGTAGTAATAGATGAACCAGAAAAGTTCGCTAAATCACTAATTTATCAATTATTACCAGGTTCACAAGGATTATATGGGTTCGTTATAGGATTAGTAGCATTAGGTAAGATAAGTGGAACATTAACATTAGCAACAGGATTTAATATATTATTTGCATGTTTACCAATAGCAATAATTGGTTATTTTTCAGCAGTATCACAAGCAAAAGTTTCAATGTCAGCAATTACTATACTTATAAAAAATGAAAGTCAATTCGTTAAAGGTATAATATATTCAGCAATGGTAGAAATATATGCATTACTTGCATTCGTTATATCATTTATATTACTAAATAATATTGGAGTTTAA
- a CDS encoding V-type ATP synthase subunit I: protein MAIVKMTEFNLIVFENKKKELLDSFQKFKEVDFRLSDIKKYGYGNFKSENLEDIDEKIFKLDNAIKNVKRYEVSKGAIKSLKEGNKTFTYDELEKYVSNSNAMHLESEIVIETNKIDSMNKQIEDYQNKIKEYEDFIELDISKNDILKLRKSNFILGTIATKNFENLESELDKKENLVHYEILKRTNKEIIISLLILKNDYEKIDAILRNSGFNNISIELEKTPKEYLKEYDEKIRNCKGEIRKAESKLKEFTSEIETLKISYEYYKNQKLRESVSEKFGTIQNLSVIAGFIPEDKKETFSEKIEKIAEDYYYLEFKEVEKDDRNIPIKFKNNKFNEAFEDLVKTYSIPSYDEVDPTPVVAPFYWLFFGMMVADFGYGLIMLILSTLVLKTCNLSKSTRRMVKFLFYLSFSIMIWGVVYGSYFNLPINVYRLLDPVTEYNKIMILSVLFGVVHLFLGLGVKAYVLIRDGKVLDAILDVGVLYVVLSSAMAYIALSSEIAKYILYASLLVMLFTAGRKLKGVGGKFGLGVYTVYGLTGYLGDLVSYLRLMALGLSGGFIAQSVNMICSMIGYKYSTIIFVSLVFVIGQTINLLLSLLGAYVHTARLIYVEFFSKFYEGGGKEFKDFVIEEKYINIKEN from the coding sequence ATGGCAATAGTAAAAATGACTGAATTTAATTTGATAGTTTTTGAAAATAAGAAAAAAGAACTCTTAGATAGTTTTCAAAAGTTTAAAGAAGTTGATTTTAGATTAAGCGATATAAAAAAATATGGCTATGGTAATTTTAAATCAGAAAATCTTGAAGACATAGATGAAAAAATTTTTAAATTAGATAATGCTATTAAAAATGTAAAAAGATATGAAGTATCTAAGGGAGCTATTAAATCTTTAAAAGAGGGTAATAAAACTTTTACTTACGATGAACTGGAAAAATATGTAAGTAATAGTAATGCAATGCATCTAGAAAGTGAAATAGTAATTGAAACTAATAAAATAGATAGCATGAATAAACAAATAGAAGACTATCAAAATAAAATAAAAGAATATGAAGATTTTATAGAGTTAGATATTTCTAAAAATGATATTTTAAAATTAAGAAAATCCAATTTTATTTTAGGAACAATAGCAACTAAAAATTTTGAAAATTTGGAATCTGAGTTAGATAAAAAAGAGAATTTAGTACATTACGAAATTCTAAAAAGAACTAATAAAGAGATTATAATAAGTTTATTGATTTTAAAAAATGATTATGAAAAAATTGATGCTATATTAAGAAATTCTGGTTTTAATAATATTAGTATTGAGTTAGAAAAAACTCCTAAAGAATATTTGAAAGAATATGATGAAAAAATAAGAAATTGTAAAGGAGAAATAAGAAAAGCAGAGAGTAAATTAAAAGAATTTACTTCTGAAATAGAAACTCTAAAAATCTCTTATGAATATTATAAAAATCAAAAATTAAGAGAAAGTGTAAGTGAAAAATTTGGTACTATACAAAATTTAAGTGTAATTGCAGGATTTATACCAGAAGATAAAAAAGAAACTTTTTCAGAAAAAATAGAAAAAATTGCAGAGGATTATTATTATTTAGAATTTAAAGAAGTAGAAAAAGATGATAGAAATATACCTATTAAATTTAAAAATAATAAATTCAATGAAGCATTTGAAGATTTAGTAAAAACTTATTCTATACCTAGTTATGATGAAGTTGATCCTACACCAGTAGTAGCACCATTTTATTGGTTATTCTTTGGGATGATGGTTGCAGACTTTGGTTATGGTCTTATAATGTTAATATTATCAACCCTAGTATTGAAAACTTGTAATTTGAGTAAGAGTACAAGAAGAATGGTTAAATTCTTATTCTACCTAAGTTTTTCAATAATGATATGGGGAGTAGTATACGGTTCATACTTTAACCTTCCTATAAATGTATATAGATTACTAGATCCTGTTACAGAGTATAATAAGATAATGATATTATCAGTACTCTTTGGAGTAGTACATTTATTCTTAGGATTAGGAGTAAAAGCCTATGTTCTAATTAGAGATGGTAAAGTATTAGATGCTATACTTGATGTTGGAGTATTATATGTTGTACTAAGTAGTGCAATGGCATATATCGCATTATCTAGTGAAATCGCTAAATATATACTATATGCTTCGCTATTAGTCATGCTATTTACAGCTGGTAGAAAATTAAAAGGTGTTGGCGGTAAATTCGGATTAGGAGTATATACAGTTTATGGTCTTACAGGTTATTTAGGAGATTTAGTTTCGTATTTAAGACTTATGGCATTAGGATTATCAGGTGGATTTATAGCACAGTCAGTTAATATGATATGTTCTATGATAGGTTATAAATACAGTACAATAATATTTGTATCATTAGTATTTGTAATAGGTCAAACAATAAATCTTCTACTATCGTTATTAGGAGCATATGTACATACAGCAAGACTAATATATGTAGAATTTTTCAGTAAATTCTATGAAGGTGGCGGAAAAGAATTCAAAGATTTTGTTATAGAAGAAAAATATATAAATATAAAAGAAAATTAA
- a CDS encoding aspartate-semialdehyde dehydrogenase, with translation MKLNVAIVGATGLVGRTFLKILEERDFPINKLYLYASSRSKGKKVEFRNNIYEIIELTEENIENDIDIALFSAGGEISGKFAPIFYKKGAVVVDNSSYFRMQDNIPLVVPEVNADKITTEGIIANPNCSTITVIPTLKFLQDKYGLKRVVYSTYQSVSGAGQNALIDLEENLKGNESKKFTTQIAFNLIPQIDKFEKSWYTKEEVKMIEETKKILGLPDLKVTATCVRVPVRYAHSVSVNVELEKDFDLEELIEGLSKTKGVIVQNELKENGYPMPLFVEGSDETFVGRIRRDYSLKSGLNLWIVADNIRKGAATNAVQIAQEILKLKEMI, from the coding sequence ATGAAATTAAATGTAGCAATAGTAGGTGCAACTGGATTAGTTGGAAGAACATTTTTAAAAATTTTAGAAGAAAGAGATTTTCCAATAAACAAATTATACTTATATGCATCTTCAAGATCAAAAGGTAAAAAAGTTGAATTTAGAAACAATATTTATGAAATTATTGAATTAACCGAAGAGAATATTGAAAATGATATAGATATAGCTTTATTTTCGGCAGGTGGAGAAATTTCTGGTAAATTTGCTCCAATTTTTTACAAAAAAGGAGCAGTAGTTGTTGATAACAGTAGTTATTTTAGAATGCAAGATAATATCCCATTAGTAGTACCAGAAGTAAATGCGGATAAGATAACAACTGAAGGTATAATAGCCAATCCTAATTGCTCTACTATAACAGTTATACCAACACTTAAATTTTTACAAGATAAATATGGTCTAAAAAGAGTAGTATATTCAACATATCAATCAGTGTCAGGAGCGGGGCAAAATGCATTAATTGATTTAGAAGAAAATTTAAAAGGAAATGAAAGTAAAAAATTTACTACACAAATTGCTTTTAATTTAATACCTCAAATAGATAAATTTGAAAAATCGTGGTATACTAAAGAAGAGGTAAAAATGATAGAAGAAACTAAAAAAATTCTTGGATTACCTGATTTAAAAGTTACAGCAACTTGTGTTAGAGTCCCAGTTAGATATGCTCATTCTGTAAGTGTTAATGTAGAACTAGAAAAAGATTTTGACTTAGAAGAATTAATAGAAGGTCTTAGTAAAACAAAAGGTGTAATAGTACAAAATGAATTAAAAGAAAATGGTTATCCTATGCCTTTATTTGTAGAAGGTAGTGATGAAACATTTGTTGGTAGAATAAGAAGAGATTATTCATTAAAAAGTGGTCTTAATCTATGGATAGTTGCAGACAACATTAGAAAAGGAGCAGCAACTAATGCAGTTCAAATAGCACAAGAAATCTTAAAGTTAAAGGAGATGATATAA
- the dapF gene encoding diaminopimelate epimerase, whose amino-acid sequence MKFYKYHGAGNDFIIVEEKISTETIIKLCDRHFGIGADGIIIHTLKDGVPYMDFYNSDGSVAKMCGNGIRCYAHFLDYIDEDNKIIKTLSGDKKIEKAGKNKYRVFMGKAKIYFENKKIDSNFTMDYLNTGADHVIILENNNFNIENIKKCAKIIGDDKINFPDNANVNLVKVIDKDNLEIITHERGVGITLACGTGAVASGYIAYKKGLVNNKFTTKLLGGKLIIEIDEDENLYMTGEAKQVFIGEIEL is encoded by the coding sequence ATGAAATTCTATAAATATCATGGTGCTGGAAATGACTTTATAATAGTAGAAGAAAAAATATCAACTGAAACTATAATCAAATTATGTGATAGACATTTTGGTATAGGTGCTGATGGTATAATAATACATACATTAAAAGATGGAGTACCATATATGGATTTTTATAATTCAGATGGTAGTGTAGCTAAAATGTGTGGTAATGGTATAAGATGTTATGCACATTTTTTAGATTATATTGATGAAGATAATAAAATAATTAAAACTTTATCAGGAGATAAAAAAATAGAAAAAGCAGGTAAAAATAAGTATAGAGTCTTTATGGGAAAGGCTAAAATCTATTTTGAAAATAAAAAAATAGACTCAAATTTTACTATGGATTATCTAAATACTGGTGCTGATCATGTAATAATATTAGAAAATAATAATTTTAATATTGAAAATATCAAAAAGTGTGCTAAAATAATAGGAGATGATAAAATTAATTTTCCAGATAATGCAAATGTGAATTTAGTGAAAGTTATTGATAAAGATAATTTAGAGATAATAACACATGAAAGAGGTGTTGGTATTACACTTGCATGTGGAACAGGTGCAGTTGCAAGTGGTTATATAGCATATAAAAAAGGCTTAGTAAATAATAAATTTACAACTAAACTTTTAGGTGGGAAATTAATAATAGAGATAGATGAAGATGAAAATCTATATATGACAGGGGAAGCGAAACAAGTATTTATAGGAGAAATAGAATTATGA
- the dapA gene encoding 4-hydroxy-tetrahydrodipicolinate synthase: MSKLRLKGAFVAIVTPFNDDGSVDYKTLKKLVEFQIQNGIAGIVPCGTTGETPTLSEQEYIDVISTVIKKVDKRVLVIAGAGANSTKKAVELSKKCMELGADAVLSTCPYYNKPSQRGIKAHYEEINKLGIPIVVYNVPGRTGVNIQANTMFELSKLENVVAVKEASGIIEQMIEIKLLCGDNISILSGEDHLIMPMSVIGCDGVISVTANILPDKVSKFYNSNSKYEIHEYLYEISRNMFIEGNPTTVKEAMDILGLCKNNLRLPLVKATNETREKLNNLLKEKGLVK, encoded by the coding sequence ATGTCTAAATTGAGATTAAAAGGTGCATTTGTGGCAATAGTAACTCCATTTAATGATGATGGAAGTGTTGATTATAAAACATTAAAAAAATTAGTTGAATTTCAAATACAAAATGGAATTGCTGGTATAGTTCCTTGTGGAACTACAGGAGAAACTCCGACTTTAAGTGAACAAGAATACATAGATGTTATATCTACTGTAATTAAAAAAGTTGATAAAAGAGTTTTAGTTATAGCAGGAGCAGGTGCTAATTCAACTAAAAAAGCAGTAGAATTATCTAAAAAATGTATGGAATTAGGTGCAGATGCAGTTTTATCAACTTGTCCATACTATAATAAGCCATCTCAAAGGGGTATAAAGGCTCATTATGAGGAAATAAACAAGTTAGGCATACCAATAGTGGTATATAATGTACCTGGTAGAACAGGAGTTAATATACAGGCTAATACTATGTTTGAATTATCAAAATTAGAAAATGTAGTTGCTGTTAAAGAAGCAAGTGGAATAATAGAACAAATGATAGAAATTAAATTATTATGTGGAGATAATATTAGTATATTATCAGGAGAAGATCATTTGATTATGCCTATGTCAGTTATTGGTTGTGATGGAGTAATATCAGTTACTGCTAATATATTACCTGATAAAGTTTCTAAATTTTATAACTCAAACTCTAAGTATGAAATACATGAGTATCTATATGAAATAAGCAGAAATATGTTTATTGAAGGAAATCCTACAACTGTAAAAGAAGCTATGGACATATTAGGTTTATGTAAAAATAATTTAAGATTACCACTAGTAAAAGCAACAAATGAAACAAGGGAAAAATTAAATAATCTTTTAAAAGAAAAGGGGTTAGTAAAATAA
- a CDS encoding aspartate kinase has product MLVYKYGGSSVADTKKIMAIASYLKEVSLNDDIVVVVSAMGKTTNNLINLANEITNSPSGRELDRLMSTGENQTIALLSIALNSLGLNSISMTGEQLCIKTKGVHTKSRIHSIDKEKLEKKIKEHKIVIVAGFQGINEFGDVTTLGRGGSDTTAVAIAATLNCPCYIFTDVDGIYSIDPRIYSKAKKLDKISYEEMMELAYLGAGVMEPRAVELGYKYKVPIYVSKSLSKSNGTLITFKEKKMEEKDITGISINDNTLMVTVDNISTYAKNLEPIFSKAEKLGINIDVISHNDVISENGSIAFTTPKTDIELVNKLFSELDLENATVVINKEVSKVSLVGIGMISHIGIMSKIFKILARNSLSFHQISTSEISISLIVDEEVSKVIAGLLAQEFKI; this is encoded by the coding sequence ATGTTAGTATATAAATATGGGGGATCTTCTGTTGCAGATACAAAAAAAATAATGGCTATTGCTAGTTATTTAAAAGAAGTTAGCCTTAATGATGATATAGTAGTAGTTGTGTCTGCTATGGGAAAAACAACTAATAATTTAATAAATTTAGCAAATGAAATAACTAATAGTCCATCTGGTCGTGAGTTAGATAGATTAATGTCAACTGGAGAAAATCAAACTATAGCCCTACTTAGTATAGCATTAAATAGTTTAGGCTTAAATAGTATTTCTATGACAGGAGAACAACTTTGTATAAAAACAAAAGGTGTGCATACTAAAAGTAGAATACACAGTATTGATAAAGAAAAATTAGAAAAGAAAATAAAAGAACATAAAATAGTAATAGTTGCTGGATTTCAAGGAATAAATGAATTTGGAGACGTTACGACTTTAGGTCGTGGTGGTTCTGATACAACTGCTGTTGCCATAGCAGCAACATTAAATTGTCCTTGCTATATTTTCACAGATGTAGATGGTATATATAGCATAGATCCTAGAATTTATTCAAAAGCAAAAAAATTAGATAAAATTTCTTATGAGGAAATGATGGAATTAGCATATCTTGGTGCGGGTGTAATGGAACCAAGAGCAGTTGAACTAGGCTATAAATACAAAGTTCCAATATATGTTTCTAAAAGTTTAAGTAAATCTAATGGAACTCTTATAACATTTAAGGAGAAAAAAATGGAAGAAAAAGATATAACAGGAATATCAATAAATGATAATACTTTAATGGTAACAGTAGACAATATATCTACTTATGCAAAAAATTTAGAACCAATATTTTCTAAGGCTGAAAAATTAGGTATAAATATTGATGTAATAAGTCATAATGACGTAATTTCTGAAAATGGAAGTATAGCATTTACGACACCTAAAACTGATATTGAATTAGTAAATAAATTATTTTCTGAATTAGATTTAGAAAATGCTACTGTGGTAATAAATAAAGAAGTTTCAAAAGTATCGTTGGTAGGTATAGGAATGATAAGTCATATAGGAATTATGTCTAAAATATTTAAGATATTAGCAAGAAATAGTTTAAGTTTTCATCAAATTTCTACTTCAGAAATTAGTATATCATTGATAGTTGATGAAGAAGTTTCAAAAGTTATTGCAGGTTTATTAGCACAAGAATTTAAAATATAA
- a CDS encoding AtpZ/AtpI family protein, with protein MKKNDKSFAKYFSLATGFIYTITAPMILMLLLYLFISKYILLRKSDILLIVMLFLGLISGYWSLFKEINNKK; from the coding sequence ATGAAAAAAAATGATAAAAGTTTTGCTAAGTATTTTTCATTAGCAACTGGATTTATTTATACCATAACAGCCCCTATGATATTAATGTTATTATTATATTTATTTATATCTAAATATATACTTCTTAGAAAATCTGATATACTTTTAATAGTAATGTTGTTTTTAGGATTAATATCGGGGTATTGGTCTTTATTTAAAGAAATAAATAATAAAAAATAA
- a CDS encoding class I SAM-dependent DNA methyltransferase — MHKKFADIYDDFTKGIDYLNWYKFLRKYMKKKGTLLDIGCGTASITKMFHEDGFYVTGLDISKDMLNIAKKKSPDITYINDDITKKININKKFDYITCNFDTVNYFNGYKDLEQFIKNASSMQDENGILIFDLVLEEIFEEIFEDNIFIDEEDNYLAIWQYENMGYNKHNIEIDIFFKENDEIYTRYFEKHTKYIYDIEKVVDLLNKNSYYIYDMAKNAEYGEGRVFIIAKK, encoded by the coding sequence ATGCATAAAAAATTTGCAGATATATATGATGATTTTACAAAAGGAATAGATTATCTTAATTGGTATAAATTTTTAAGAAAATACATGAAGAAAAAAGGAACTTTATTAGACATAGGTTGTGGAACTGCGAGTATAACTAAAATGTTTCATGAAGATGGTTTTTATGTTACAGGACTTGATATATCAAAAGATATGTTAAATATTGCAAAGAAAAAATCTCCAGATATTACATACATTAATGACGATATAACAAAAAAAATAAATATAAACAAAAAATTTGATTATATTACTTGTAATTTTGACACAGTAAATTATTTTAATGGTTATAAAGATTTAGAACAATTTATAAAAAATGCTTCAAGTATGCAAGATGAAAATGGTATATTAATTTTTGACTTGGTTTTAGAAGAGATTTTTGAAGAAATTTTTGAAGATAATATATTTATTGATGAAGAAGATAATTATTTAGCAATATGGCAATACGAAAATATGGGGTATAATAAACATAATATAGAAATTGATATATTTTTCAAAGAAAATGATGAAATATATACTAGATACTTTGAAAAACATACAAAATATATATATGATATAGAAAAAGTGGTAGATTTATTAAATAAAAATTCTTATTATATCTATGATATGGCTAAAAATGCTGAGTATGGTGAGGGAAGAGTTTTTATAATCGCTAAAAAATAA
- the glmM gene encoding phosphoglucosamine mutase, whose amino-acid sequence MSRKYFGTDGIRGEANKDLNIDIVTRLGLALGYYLKEKVKEENRKPRLVLGSDTRISGYMIRSALTAGLTAMGVNIDFVGVLPTPGVSYLTRAKNVDAGVMISASHNPIKDNGIKIFSKDGYKLPDEVEELLEEYMDNKEMLMQNLAGPEKLGRLAFTEDDMKMYRRFLKSTTNINFKGYKIVIDAGNGAAYRVAAKVFQSLGAEIVVINNIPNGKNINVDCGSTNTKLLQEMVKLYKANVGLAYDGDADRLIAVDELGNVIDGDLVIAIIALDLKEKDLLNNNTIVTTVLSNLGFEKYLNDNNIRLIRANVGDRYVLEKMKAQSLNLGGEQSGHIIMLDHNTTGDGILASIHLVSALIESNKKLSELVQKIKLWPQKMVNIIVDKEKKTLWKNNKNIQNIIEECSNSLKNSGRIIVRESGTENLIRVMIEAKTDDLIEENINKIVSVIKKELTNA is encoded by the coding sequence ATGAGTAGAAAATATTTTGGTACTGATGGTATAAGAGGGGAAGCAAACAAAGATTTAAATATAGACATAGTAACTAGACTTGGTTTAGCACTAGGTTATTATTTAAAAGAAAAAGTAAAAGAGGAAAATAGAAAACCTAGATTAGTATTAGGTTCAGACACTAGAATTTCAGGTTATATGATAAGATCGGCTTTAACTGCTGGACTTACTGCTATGGGTGTAAATATAGATTTTGTTGGTGTACTTCCAACACCTGGTGTTAGTTATTTAACAAGGGCTAAAAATGTTGATGCAGGAGTAATGATTTCTGCTTCACATAATCCTATAAAAGATAATGGTATAAAGATTTTTAGTAAAGACGGTTATAAACTACCTGATGAAGTAGAAGAACTATTAGAAGAATACATGGACAACAAAGAAATGTTAATGCAAAATCTAGCAGGACCTGAAAAACTTGGAAGATTAGCATTTACAGAAGATGATATGAAAATGTATAGAAGATTTTTAAAATCAACTACTAATATCAACTTTAAAGGTTATAAAATAGTAATAGATGCTGGTAATGGAGCAGCTTATAGAGTTGCTGCGAAAGTATTTCAATCTTTAGGTGCAGAAATAGTGGTAATAAATAATATACCTAATGGTAAAAATATTAATGTAGATTGTGGTTCAACTAATACTAAATTATTACAAGAAATGGTTAAATTATATAAAGCTAATGTAGGTTTAGCATATGATGGTGATGCAGATAGACTGATAGCAGTAGATGAACTAGGAAATGTAATAGATGGAGACTTAGTAATAGCAATAATAGCACTTGATTTGAAAGAAAAAGATTTATTAAATAATAATACTATAGTAACTACTGTACTTAGTAATTTAGGTTTTGAAAAATATTTGAATGATAATAATATAAGATTAATTAGAGCCAATGTAGGTGATAGATATGTATTAGAAAAAATGAAAGCCCAATCACTAAATTTAGGTGGAGAGCAGTCAGGACATATAATAATGCTAGACCATAATACAACAGGAGATGGAATATTAGCATCTATCCATTTAGTTTCTGCCCTAATTGAATCAAATAAAAAATTAAGTGAGTTAGTTCAAAAAATTAAATTATGGCCACAAAAAATGGTGAATATAATTGTAGATAAAGAGAAAAAAACTTTATGGAAAAATAATAAAAATATTCAAAATATAATAGAAGAATGTTCTAATTCTTTAAAAAATAGTGGTAGAATTATAGTAAGAGAATCAGGTACTGAAAATCTTATAAGAGTTATGATAGAAGCTAAAACTGATGATTTAATTGAAGAAAATATAAATAAAATAGTTTCAGTAATAAAAAAGGAATTAACTAATGCATAA
- a CDS encoding helix-turn-helix domain-containing protein, whose protein sequence is MKKTCEILLKYIPSNMKRQALANLLEVKPQYLSNILNDRKKVSDKFLDKFYKLFDVLDEDIEQIKKYETFRKIPKNIREEIIEIKKEFTVFETIYLENKGTLSDDNFIISNDAEIMTIKKGIIYKQITKGDFFITVDTDKYTPFFKNDILIFKNLDFSLEANNKYCLVKYKSKIDLFYIKIIDNKIVLNSLCLNNDNYILNNKKNLHIYGYVCCSISGGQYE, encoded by the coding sequence ATGAAAAAAACCTGTGAAATATTATTAAAATATATACCCAGTAATATGAAAAGACAGGCATTAGCAAATTTATTAGAAGTGAAACCACAGTATTTAAGTAATATCTTAAATGATAGAAAAAAAGTTTCTGATAAATTTTTAGATAAATTTTATAAATTATTTGACGTATTAGATGAAGATATAGAACAAATAAAAAAATATGAAACTTTTAGAAAAATACCTAAAAATATTCGTGAAGAAATAATAGAAATAAAAAAAGAATTTACAGTTTTTGAAACAATATATTTAGAAAATAAAGGGACTTTGTCAGATGATAATTTTATTATTTCAAATGATGCAGAAATAATGACAATAAAAAAGGGTATAATATATAAACAAATAACGAAAGGAGATTTTTTTATTACTGTTGATACAGATAAATATACTCCTTTTTTTAAAAACGATATTTTAATATTTAAAAATTTAGATTTTAGTTTAGAAGCAAATAATAAATATTGCTTAGTAAAATATAAGTCTAAGATAGATTTATTTTATATTAAGATTATAGATAATAAAATAGTATTAAATTCTTTATGTTTAAATAATGATAACTATATTTTAAATAATAAAAAGAATTTACACATATATGGTTATGTATGTTGTAGTATAAGTGGGGGACAATATGAGTAG
- a CDS encoding DUF1858 domain-containing protein, translating into MKKRVTADMNIMEAVEEFPIIAEILMRYGLGCVGCIISSAETLYEGIAIHGLDPDIVIEEINMILEMEEEENEKNL; encoded by the coding sequence ATGAAAAAAAGAGTAACCGCAGATATGAATATTATGGAAGCAGTTGAAGAATTTCCAATAATTGCAGAAATATTAATGAGATATGGTTTAGGTTGTGTTGGTTGTATAATATCATCAGCAGAAACTTTATATGAAGGAATAGCAATACATGGTTTAGACCCTGATATAGTGATAGAAGAAATAAATATGATATTGGAAATGGAAGAAGAAGAAAATGAAAAAAACCTGTGA
- a CDS encoding YitT family protein: protein MISEFFKVEKNPNKVYNKLENKLRIGTNIQMKKRMFINVGMIIISSIAQAYLIKSMLQVANLVPMGFTGLSILLNMLLGKIGIHVSVSFLLVLSNVPVAIMCMNGISKKFAFLSLTQIIITSIFLQVFNFSPLFNNTFLEVVIGGYLYGLMNVLALRGEGSTGGTDFIALYVSNKIGKPIWEYVFIFNAIIILIFGYNFGWVSAGYSIVFQYIVTRTIATFYLRYSRATLQIITKIPEEVSKAYTCNVNHGMTALKGEGCYLKEEVCILYTVVSTYEIKDIVKLVKNTDPNAIINVLRTEQFYGKFNLPPM from the coding sequence TTGATTAGTGAATTTTTTAAGGTTGAAAAAAATCCTAATAAAGTATATAATAAACTTGAAAATAAACTAAGAATAGGAACAAATATACAAATGAAAAAAAGAATGTTTATTAATGTAGGTATGATAATAATATCATCAATTGCACAAGCTTATCTTATAAAATCAATGTTACAGGTTGCCAATTTAGTTCCTATGGGATTTACAGGGCTATCAATATTACTAAATATGTTATTAGGAAAAATAGGAATACATGTATCTGTATCATTTCTTTTGGTACTATCAAATGTTCCAGTAGCTATAATGTGTATGAATGGTATAAGTAAAAAATTTGCTTTTTTATCACTAACACAGATAATTATAACATCAATATTTTTACAAGTATTTAATTTTAGTCCACTATTTAACAATACTTTTTTAGAAGTAGTAATAGGTGGTTATTTATATGGATTAATGAATGTGTTGGCATTAAGAGGAGAAGGGTCTACTGGTGGTACAGATTTTATAGCTCTTTATGTATCAAATAAAATTGGAAAACCTATTTGGGAATATGTATTTATATTTAATGCAATAATAATTTTAATTTTTGGTTATAATTTTGGTTGGGTTAGTGCAGGTTATTCAATAGTGTTTCAATACATAGTTACAAGAACGATAGCAACATTTTATTTGAGATATTCAAGGGCAACATTACAAATAATTACTAAAATACCAGAAGAAGTTTCAAAAGCATATACATGTAATGTTAATCATGGTATGACGGCTTTAAAAGGTGAAGGTTGTTATTTAAAAGAAGAAGTATGTATATTATATACAGTAGTATCAACTTATGAAATTAAAGATATTGTTAAATTAGTAAAAAATACAGATCCAAATGCAATAATAAATGTATTAAGAACAGAGCAATTTTATGGTAAGTTTAATTTGCCGCCTATGTAG